The Methylomusa anaerophila genome has a segment encoding these proteins:
- a CDS encoding methyl-accepting chemotaxis domain-containing protein: protein MFQQANFQQTNPFLQHVVNHGHSLITEVNKASSLCQEIVLNCDNIVAAINSGNPQNAVNLVQNIRNKASQVSQSTQFFNQAINERLDMSAYVLNTIQHKLNEISGAIQSLRGTTANYQMWQYGMQPSPWPSMPQQ from the coding sequence TTGTTTCAACAAGCCAATTTTCAACAAACCAATCCTTTCCTGCAGCATGTCGTAAACCATGGTCACTCGCTGATCACCGAGGTCAACAAAGCCAGTTCATTGTGCCAGGAAATTGTTTTGAATTGTGATAACATCGTCGCGGCCATCAATTCCGGCAATCCCCAAAATGCTGTTAACCTAGTTCAAAATATCCGAAATAAAGCTAGCCAAGTATCGCAATCCACCCAGTTTTTTAACCAAGCCATTAATGAGCGTTTAGATATGTCTGCCTATGTTTTAAATACAATCCAGCACAAGCTAAATGAAATTTCTGGCGCGATACAAAGCCTAAGAGGTACTACCGCCAATTATCAAATGTGGCAATATGGAATGCAACCATCCCCCTGGCCCTCAATGCCGCAACAGTAG